Proteins encoded within one genomic window of Amycolatopsis nigrescens CSC17Ta-90:
- a CDS encoding TetR/AcrR family transcriptional regulator gives MSDPQPAPVRGGRPRDPQIDAAVLAATLAVLDESGYRRLTLEEVARRAESTKPAIYRRWPNRQGLVLAALAARLGEQQVPDTGCTICDLNEGIAVFVGAFRRIHPDVLGPLLADCSADTGLREGFMATLFEPPRAAVAQMLDRAAARGDLREDLDRDLILDMLGSLVHYRALFGHAPTTEDEIERAVEALLGGIAADYPALIEHSRQVTGAPGLHNTHP, from the coding sequence ATGTCGGATCCCCAGCCCGCGCCGGTCCGCGGCGGCCGTCCCCGCGACCCGCAGATCGACGCGGCCGTGCTGGCGGCGACGCTGGCCGTGCTCGACGAGTCGGGATACCGCCGGCTGACCCTCGAAGAGGTCGCGCGCCGAGCGGAGAGCACCAAACCGGCGATCTACCGCCGCTGGCCCAACCGGCAGGGGCTGGTGCTCGCCGCGCTCGCCGCCAGGCTCGGCGAGCAGCAGGTGCCGGACACCGGCTGCACGATCTGCGACCTGAACGAGGGCATCGCCGTGTTCGTCGGCGCGTTCCGGCGGATCCATCCCGACGTGCTCGGCCCGCTGCTGGCCGACTGCAGCGCCGACACCGGGCTGCGCGAGGGGTTCATGGCCACCCTCTTCGAGCCCCCGCGCGCCGCCGTGGCACAGATGCTCGACCGCGCGGCCGCGCGCGGCGACCTCCGCGAGGATCTGGACCGCGACCTGATCCTGGACATGCTCGGCTCACTGGTGCACTACCGCGCCCTGTTCGGCCACGCCCCGACCACCGAGGACGAGATCGAGCGCGCCGTGGAAGCGCTACTCGGCGGCATCGCGGCGGACTACCCGGCGCTGATCGAGCACAGCCGCCAGGTCACCGGCGCCCCCGGCCTGCACAACACCCACCCTTGA
- a CDS encoding DUF3830 family protein: protein MARYITITLDKRGVSCRARLLEAEAPRTCKAVWDALPQSSSAYHAKYARNEVYTLVPPFAEPKPGRENPTVTPIPGDVVYFGFEAWEIGNPAYGYDEGSEAHSDQGATDLAIFYGRNNLLINGDAGWVPGNVFATIEEGLAEMAAAAQDLWLRGVEGETLSFTRSE, encoded by the coding sequence GTGGCGCGCTACATCACCATCACCCTGGACAAGCGCGGGGTGTCCTGCCGTGCGCGGCTGCTCGAAGCCGAGGCGCCGCGCACCTGCAAGGCGGTCTGGGACGCGCTGCCGCAGAGCAGCTCGGCCTACCACGCGAAGTACGCCCGCAACGAGGTGTACACGCTGGTGCCGCCGTTCGCCGAGCCCAAGCCTGGCCGCGAGAACCCGACCGTCACCCCGATTCCTGGCGACGTCGTGTACTTCGGCTTCGAGGCATGGGAGATCGGCAACCCGGCGTACGGCTACGACGAAGGCAGCGAGGCGCACAGCGACCAGGGCGCGACCGACCTGGCGATCTTCTACGGGCGCAACAACCTGCTGATCAACGGCGATGCCGGCTGGGTGCCCGGCAACGTGTTCGCCACCATCGAAGAGGGCCTGGCGGAAATGGCCGCCGCCGCCCAGGACCTCTGGCTGCGCGGCGTCGAAGGCGAGACCCTCTCCTTCACCCGCTCCGAGTAA
- a CDS encoding NAD-dependent succinate-semialdehyde dehydrogenase, with translation MSEISETGVVDAVGKDLFIGGKWTSAAGGRTFPVYDPSNGKVLCEVADASPADGVAALDAAVAAQPGFAAVAPRERGEILRRAYELLIARNEELALLMTLEMGKPLAEARGEITYAAEFFRWFAEEAVRIDGGYAVAPNGSGRFLVTKQPVGPTLLITPWNFPMAMGGRKLGPAIAAGCTSVIKPAAQTPLSMLALAGILAEAGLPEGVVNVLTTSDSGGVMEPLIRDGRARKLSFTGSTSVGRKLLEQSAEKVLRTSMELGGNAPFLVFDDADMDAAIEGAMQAKMRNIGEACTAANRFYVQRGVVEEFSRRLTERMSALPLGRGTEDGVVVGPLIDRAAVEKVSSLVSDAADRGAKVLTGGSTVDGPGNFYQATVLTDVPKDAKLASEEIFGPVAPISVFDTEDEAVAAANDTEYGLVSYLYTSDVKRALRVSERLEAGMIGLNQGIVSNPAAPFGGIKQSGLGREGGTVGIEEFLETKYIAVSL, from the coding sequence ATGAGCGAGATCAGTGAGACCGGGGTAGTCGACGCGGTCGGCAAGGACCTGTTCATCGGCGGTAAGTGGACTTCCGCGGCCGGTGGCAGGACGTTCCCGGTGTACGACCCGTCGAACGGCAAAGTGCTGTGCGAGGTGGCCGACGCCTCGCCGGCGGACGGTGTGGCCGCACTGGACGCGGCGGTCGCCGCGCAGCCGGGGTTCGCCGCCGTCGCCCCGCGCGAACGCGGTGAGATCCTGCGCCGCGCCTACGAGCTGCTCATCGCGCGCAACGAAGAGCTGGCGCTGCTGATGACGCTGGAGATGGGCAAGCCGCTGGCCGAGGCGCGCGGCGAGATCACCTACGCCGCCGAGTTCTTCCGCTGGTTCGCCGAGGAAGCGGTGCGCATCGACGGCGGGTACGCGGTCGCGCCGAACGGCAGCGGCCGGTTCCTGGTCACCAAGCAGCCGGTCGGCCCGACCCTGCTGATCACGCCGTGGAACTTCCCGATGGCGATGGGCGGGCGCAAGCTCGGCCCGGCGATCGCGGCCGGCTGCACCTCGGTGATCAAGCCCGCCGCGCAGACCCCGCTGTCCATGCTCGCGCTGGCCGGCATCCTGGCCGAGGCCGGGCTGCCGGAGGGGGTGGTGAACGTGCTGACCACCAGCGACTCCGGCGGGGTGATGGAGCCGCTGATCCGGGACGGCCGGGCGCGCAAGCTCTCCTTCACCGGGTCCACCTCGGTCGGCCGCAAGCTGCTGGAGCAGAGCGCGGAGAAGGTGCTGCGCACCTCCATGGAGCTGGGCGGCAACGCGCCGTTCCTGGTCTTCGACGACGCCGACATGGACGCCGCCATCGAGGGTGCGATGCAGGCCAAGATGCGCAACATCGGCGAGGCGTGCACCGCGGCGAACCGGTTCTACGTGCAGCGCGGGGTGGTGGAGGAGTTCTCCCGGCGGCTGACCGAGCGGATGTCCGCGCTGCCGCTTGGCCGCGGCACCGAGGACGGCGTGGTGGTCGGCCCGCTGATCGACAGGGCCGCGGTGGAGAAGGTGAGCAGCCTGGTCTCCGACGCCGCCGACCGCGGCGCCAAGGTGCTCACCGGTGGGTCCACTGTGGACGGTCCGGGCAACTTCTACCAGGCGACCGTGCTCACCGACGTGCCGAAGGACGCCAAGCTGGCCTCCGAGGAGATCTTCGGCCCGGTGGCGCCGATCTCGGTGTTCGACACCGAGGACGAGGCGGTGGCCGCCGCGAACGACACCGAGTACGGGCTGGTGTCCTATCTGTACACCAGTGACGTGAAGCGCGCGCTGCGCGTCTCGGAGCGGCTGGAGGCCGGCATGATCGGCCTCAACCAGGGCATCGTGTCCAACCCGGCCGCACCGTTCGGCGGGATCAAGCAGTCCGGCCTCGGCCGCGAGGGCGGCACGGTCGGCATCGAGGAGTTCCTGGAGACGAAGTACATCGCGGTGAGCCTGTGA
- a CDS encoding maleate cis-trans isomerase family protein, whose product MDLDFLDFDGPLAQRGIGVIAPFDLALERELWRWVPMEVSLHLARTPYEPVPVSMEMAQLVSNSAHLAAATRDVLHVEPEVVAYLCTSGSFVNGVDYERSLCKAICDAGAPDAVTTSGALAEVLQQLNLERVSVITPYDADLTSSLHAFLLELGVRTVSSDHLGLGGGIWKVSYRTIAERILSADHPDAEAIFVSCTNLPTYDLIGPLEKRLGKPVLTANQLTMWACLKRMELPVVGEGSWLREVS is encoded by the coding sequence TTGGATTTGGATTTTCTGGACTTCGACGGGCCGCTCGCGCAACGAGGTATCGGCGTGATCGCCCCCTTCGACCTGGCCCTGGAGCGCGAGCTCTGGCGCTGGGTGCCGATGGAGGTCTCCCTGCATCTCGCCCGCACACCGTACGAGCCGGTGCCGGTGAGCATGGAAATGGCGCAGCTGGTCAGCAACAGCGCGCACCTCGCGGCCGCGACCAGGGACGTGCTGCACGTGGAGCCCGAAGTGGTGGCGTACCTGTGCACGTCGGGCAGCTTCGTGAACGGCGTGGACTACGAGCGCTCGCTGTGCAAGGCGATCTGCGACGCCGGCGCGCCGGACGCGGTGACCACCTCCGGCGCGCTCGCCGAGGTACTGCAGCAGCTCAACCTGGAACGCGTCTCGGTGATCACCCCGTATGACGCCGACCTGACCAGCAGCCTGCACGCCTTCCTGCTGGAACTGGGCGTGCGGACGGTGTCCAGCGACCACCTCGGCCTCGGCGGCGGGATCTGGAAGGTCAGCTACCGCACGATCGCCGAGCGCATCCTCAGCGCGGACCATCCGGACGCCGAGGCGATCTTCGTCAGCTGCACCAACCTGCCCACCTACGACCTGATCGGGCCGCTGGAGAAGCGCCTCGGCAAGCCGGTGCTGACCGCCAACCAGCTCACCATGTGGGCCTGCCTGAAGCGGATGGAACTGCCGGTCGTGGGCGAGGGGAGCTGGCTGCGGGAAGTCTCCTAG
- a CDS encoding D-2-hydroxyacid dehydrogenase — protein MRPIETAATVRYTREEGLAEALRGADALFVYDFLSTAVPAAWHAADRLRWLHIASAGVDPVLFPELRASDVVLTNSRGVFDHSIAEYVLGVVLAFAKDFARSLDLQREGSWLHRETERVTGKRALVLGTGPIGQAIAGLLRAAGLRVAGVGRRAREDDPAFGTVYASDDLIERLPDADYVIAVAPLTEQTKGIFDARAFAAMKPSARFVNVGRGELVVTDDLIGALRDGELAGAALDVFDTEPLPANSPLWTMKNVLISPHMSGDFVGWRNTLVEVFADNFHRWRAGAELRNVVDKQLGYVPSPVR, from the coding sequence ATGCGGCCCATCGAAACCGCGGCAACGGTCCGTTACACCCGCGAAGAGGGGCTGGCCGAAGCCCTGCGCGGAGCCGACGCGCTCTTCGTCTATGACTTCCTTTCTACTGCGGTGCCGGCGGCGTGGCACGCCGCGGACCGGCTGCGCTGGCTGCACATCGCCAGCGCCGGCGTGGACCCGGTGCTGTTCCCGGAGCTGCGCGCGAGCGACGTGGTGCTGACCAACTCGCGGGGAGTCTTCGACCATTCGATCGCCGAGTACGTGCTCGGCGTGGTCCTCGCCTTCGCCAAGGACTTCGCCCGCTCGCTCGACCTGCAGCGCGAGGGCAGCTGGCTGCACCGGGAGACCGAGCGGGTCACCGGCAAGCGCGCGCTCGTGCTGGGCACCGGGCCGATCGGCCAGGCCATCGCCGGCCTGCTGCGCGCCGCCGGGCTGCGGGTGGCCGGGGTTGGCCGCCGCGCCCGCGAGGACGACCCCGCGTTCGGCACGGTGTACGCGTCGGACGACCTCATCGAGCGGCTGCCGGACGCCGACTACGTGATCGCGGTGGCCCCGCTGACCGAGCAGACCAAGGGCATCTTCGACGCCCGCGCCTTCGCCGCGATGAAACCCTCCGCGCGGTTCGTCAACGTGGGCCGCGGCGAGCTGGTGGTCACCGATGACCTGATCGGCGCGCTGCGCGACGGCGAGCTGGCCGGTGCCGCGCTGGACGTGTTCGACACCGAGCCGCTGCCCGCGAATAGTCCACTGTGGACAATGAAGAACGTGTTGATCTCCCCGCACATGTCCGGTGACTTCGTCGGCTGGCGGAACACGCTGGTCGAGGTCTTCGCGGACAACTTTCACCGGTGGCGTGCGGGCGCCGAGCTTCGTAATGTCGTGGACAAGCAACTGGGGTACGTGCCGTCCCCGGTGCGATGA
- a CDS encoding tartrate dehydrogenase, whose protein sequence is MTDYYSIAAIPGDGIGVDVSVEARKVLDRAAELHEFGLQWTEFDWSCERYTQTGAMMPEDGVDQLAKFDGIFLGAVGFPGVPDHVSLWGLLIPLRRAFAQYVNLRPVRLLPGTRSVLEGRDAAELEMVIVRENSEGEYSAIGGRHNTGQASEFVLQESVFTRVGVQRIIRYAFELARTRSGRVCSATKSNGLIHSMPYWDENFAEIAAEYPDVQSEQCHVDALAARMVQQPDRLDVVVASNLFGDILSDLAAAVTGGLGMAPSGNINPPGEYPSMFEAVHGSAPDIAGQGIANPVAQVLAGVMMLEHLGEPVAARAVNAAVEKVLADGEVATPDLGGKSTTAELGTAIAAALG, encoded by the coding sequence GTGACGGACTACTACTCGATCGCGGCGATTCCCGGTGACGGGATCGGCGTGGACGTCAGCGTCGAGGCGCGCAAGGTGCTCGACCGGGCCGCGGAGCTGCACGAGTTCGGTCTGCAGTGGACGGAGTTCGACTGGAGCTGCGAGCGGTACACCCAGACCGGCGCCATGATGCCGGAGGACGGGGTGGACCAGCTCGCGAAGTTCGACGGGATCTTCCTCGGCGCGGTCGGTTTTCCCGGTGTGCCGGACCACGTTTCGCTGTGGGGCTTGCTGATCCCGCTGCGCCGGGCGTTCGCGCAGTACGTGAACCTGCGGCCGGTCCGGCTGCTGCCGGGCACCAGGTCGGTGCTCGAGGGCAGGGACGCGGCCGAGTTGGAGATGGTGATCGTCCGGGAGAACTCCGAGGGCGAGTACTCGGCCATCGGCGGCAGGCACAACACCGGGCAGGCGAGCGAGTTCGTGCTGCAGGAGTCGGTGTTCACCCGCGTCGGCGTGCAGCGGATCATCCGGTACGCCTTCGAGCTGGCCCGCACCCGTAGCGGCCGGGTCTGCTCGGCAACCAAGTCCAACGGGCTGATCCATTCGATGCCGTACTGGGACGAGAACTTCGCCGAGATCGCGGCGGAGTACCCGGATGTCCAAAGTGAACAGTGCCATGTGGACGCACTGGCGGCGCGGATGGTGCAGCAGCCGGACCGGCTGGACGTGGTGGTGGCGTCGAACCTGTTCGGCGACATTCTCAGCGACCTGGCGGCCGCGGTCACCGGCGGGCTCGGCATGGCGCCTTCGGGCAACATCAACCCGCCCGGCGAGTACCCGTCCATGTTCGAGGCGGTGCACGGCAGCGCGCCGGACATCGCCGGGCAGGGCATCGCCAACCCGGTGGCCCAGGTGCTGGCCGGGGTGATGATGCTCGAACACCTCGGTGAGCCGGTGGCCGCGCGGGCGGTCAACGCAGCGGTGGAGAAGGTGCTCGCCGACGGCGAGGTGGCCACCCCCGACCTCGGCGGCAAGTCGACCACCGCCGAGCTCGGCACCGCCATCGCCGCCGCCCTCGGCTAG
- a CDS encoding aspartate aminotransferase family protein: protein MAKLSPLLKQATPVVVDHGEGVYLYDTSGKRNLDFTAGIGVTSTGHCHPKVVAAAQEQIGKLIHGQYTTVMHKPLLDLTEKLGEVLPDGLDSLFFANSGSEGVEAALRLSRQATGRPNVIVFQGGFHGRTVATATMTTSGTRFSAGISPLMGGVHVAPFPNAFRYGWDQATATKFALQELDYLFATVSAPNETAAFVIEPVLGEGGYVPANTEFFAGLRERADRHGILLVIDEVQTGFGRTGKFWGHDHFDVRPDVIVIAKGLASGFPLSGIAASTELMSKAWPGSQGGTYGGNAVSCAAAAATLAVIQEEGLVENAAARGEQLLAGAKLVGEKTPQIGDVRGLGLLVGSEFTTPDGQPDNATAQAVQKAAAERGLLLLTCGAYMNVVRMIPPLVVTAEQVDEALDIWADAVASVTKN from the coding sequence ATGGCCAAGCTCTCCCCGCTGCTCAAGCAGGCCACCCCGGTCGTCGTCGACCACGGCGAGGGTGTCTATCTGTACGACACCAGCGGCAAGCGCAACCTGGACTTCACCGCCGGCATCGGCGTCACCAGTACCGGACACTGCCACCCCAAGGTGGTCGCCGCCGCGCAGGAGCAGATCGGCAAGCTGATCCACGGCCAGTACACGACCGTGATGCACAAGCCGCTGCTCGACCTCACCGAGAAGCTCGGCGAAGTGCTGCCCGACGGCCTCGACTCGCTGTTCTTCGCCAACTCGGGCAGTGAAGGCGTGGAAGCGGCGCTGCGGCTTTCCCGACAGGCCACCGGGCGGCCGAACGTGATCGTCTTCCAGGGCGGCTTCCACGGCCGGACCGTGGCCACCGCGACCATGACCACCTCGGGCACCCGGTTCAGCGCCGGCATCTCGCCGCTGATGGGCGGGGTGCACGTGGCCCCGTTCCCGAACGCCTTCCGCTACGGCTGGGACCAGGCGACCGCGACGAAGTTCGCGCTCCAGGAGCTGGACTACCTGTTCGCCACGGTCAGCGCGCCGAACGAGACCGCGGCCTTCGTGATCGAGCCGGTGCTCGGCGAAGGCGGCTACGTGCCGGCGAACACCGAGTTCTTCGCCGGTCTGCGCGAGCGGGCCGACCGGCACGGCATCCTGCTGGTGATCGACGAGGTGCAGACCGGTTTCGGGCGCACCGGGAAGTTCTGGGGACACGACCACTTCGACGTGCGCCCGGACGTGATCGTCATCGCCAAGGGACTGGCCAGCGGCTTCCCGCTGTCCGGCATCGCCGCGTCCACTGAGCTGATGAGCAAGGCGTGGCCCGGTTCGCAGGGCGGCACCTACGGCGGCAACGCGGTCTCCTGCGCGGCCGCCGCGGCGACGTTGGCCGTTATCCAGGAAGAGGGCCTGGTGGAGAACGCTGCGGCTAGGGGCGAGCAGCTGCTGGCCGGCGCCAAGCTGGTCGGCGAGAAGACCCCGCAGATCGGCGACGTGCGCGGGCTCGGGCTGCTGGTCGGCTCGGAGTTCACCACCCCGGACGGCCAGCCGGACAACGCGACCGCACAGGCCGTGCAGAAGGCCGCCGCGGAGCGCGGGCTGCTGCTGCTCACCTGCGGGGCGTACATGAACGTGGTGCGGATGATCCCGCCGCTGGTGGTCACCGCCGAGCAGGTGGACGAGGCACTGGACATCTGGGCCGACGCGGTCGCGTCCGTCACCAAGAACTGA
- a CDS encoding GntR family transcriptional regulator has protein sequence MPLADIEPVSRESTAGIIARQLRDAIMNGSLQPGAQLGESELAAQFQVSRGPLREAMQRLVSEGLLRSERHRGLFVIDLEPGDVYDIYSARSAVERAAAIRIMRGDRELVAAELDETVRAMAAAADEDDPTALSEADLKFHEALIAASGSPRLVRMARTLLIETRMCLSELQRTYQAVEERVTEHNQIIDAIRAGDEEAVLTLLEAHMEDAVQRLAPGNSLHSGAAPAVAGS, from the coding sequence ATGCCGTTGGCGGATATCGAGCCGGTCAGCCGTGAGTCCACCGCCGGCATCATCGCGCGCCAGCTGCGCGACGCGATCATGAACGGCTCGCTGCAGCCGGGGGCGCAGCTCGGCGAAAGCGAGCTGGCGGCCCAGTTCCAGGTCTCGCGCGGGCCGCTGCGGGAAGCCATGCAGCGGCTGGTCTCCGAGGGTTTGCTGCGCAGCGAGCGGCATCGCGGGCTGTTCGTGATCGACCTCGAACCCGGCGACGTCTACGACATCTACTCGGCCCGTTCCGCGGTCGAGCGGGCGGCGGCGATCCGGATCATGCGCGGCGACCGGGAGCTGGTGGCCGCGGAGCTGGACGAGACCGTGCGGGCGATGGCCGCGGCGGCAGACGAGGACGACCCGACCGCACTGTCCGAAGCGGACCTGAAGTTCCACGAGGCGCTGATCGCCGCGTCCGGCAGCCCGCGGCTGGTGCGGATGGCGCGCACCCTGCTGATCGAGACCAGGATGTGCCTGTCCGAGCTGCAACGGACCTACCAGGCGGTGGAGGAACGGGTCACCGAGCACAACCAGATCATCGACGCGATCCGCGCCGGCGACGAGGAGGCCGTGCTCACCCTGCTGGAAGCCCATATGGAGGACGCCGTGCAGCGCCTCGCCCCTGGCAACAGCCTGCACTCCGGCGCCGCTCCCGCGGTGGCCGGTTCCTAG
- a CDS encoding MFS transporter, which translates to MNVPGPTKAGRREWIGLAVLTLPLLVLALDVSVLFLAAPRLGADLRPSSTELLWIMDIYGFLIAGFLITMGTLGDRIGRRRLLVIGAVAFAAASLLAAYAGSPAMLIAARAVLGIAGATLMPSTLALISTMFQDPAQRGVAIAVWMTTFSAGIAVGPIVGGAMLENLWWGSVFLLGVPVMVLLAVLAPRLLPEHRDPGAGRLDLVSVALSLATILPIVYGLKEIAGTGLHWPSVLAIAAGLLFGVLFVRRQRTLPDPLVDLRLFGDRAFRAGLALLLLGILAINGVNFLFPQFLQLVEGLSPLHAGLWMIPIALASIVASMAAPFLARRVRPAYVIAGGAVLSILGFLLVTQVQSVGGLALLVAAGVVVIIGLSPMGVLSTDLVVGAAPPEKAGSAAAISETSGEFGVGLGVAVIGSVAAAAYRGEMADADLPPEVAVAGRESLNSAVAAAEQLPPALRGELLEPAREAFTTGLNLAGAVGAVLLAGLALVAATFLRHVRATGES; encoded by the coding sequence ATGAACGTGCCGGGACCGACGAAGGCGGGGCGCCGCGAGTGGATCGGGCTGGCCGTGCTCACGCTGCCGCTGCTCGTGCTCGCGCTGGATGTGAGCGTGCTGTTCCTGGCCGCCCCGCGGCTGGGCGCTGATCTGCGGCCCAGCAGCACGGAACTGTTGTGGATCATGGACATCTACGGGTTCCTGATCGCCGGCTTCCTGATCACCATGGGCACCCTCGGCGACCGGATCGGCCGGCGACGGCTGCTGGTGATCGGGGCCGTCGCCTTCGCCGCCGCGTCGCTGCTCGCGGCCTACGCCGGTTCACCCGCGATGCTGATCGCGGCCCGTGCGGTGCTCGGCATTGCCGGCGCCACCCTGATGCCCTCCACGCTCGCCCTGATCAGCACCATGTTTCAGGATCCGGCGCAGCGCGGGGTCGCCATCGCGGTCTGGATGACCACCTTCTCGGCCGGCATCGCGGTGGGCCCGATCGTCGGCGGCGCCATGCTGGAGAACCTCTGGTGGGGCTCGGTGTTCCTGCTGGGCGTGCCGGTCATGGTGCTGCTGGCGGTACTGGCGCCGCGACTGCTGCCCGAGCACCGCGACCCGGGCGCGGGCAGGCTGGATCTGGTCAGCGTGGCCCTTTCGCTGGCCACGATCCTGCCGATCGTCTACGGCCTCAAGGAGATCGCCGGTACCGGACTGCACTGGCCGTCGGTGCTGGCGATCGCGGCGGGCCTGCTCTTCGGGGTGCTGTTCGTGCGCAGGCAGCGCACCCTGCCCGATCCGTTGGTCGACCTCCGCCTGTTCGGTGACCGCGCCTTCCGCGCCGGGCTGGCCCTGCTGCTGCTTGGCATCCTGGCGATCAACGGGGTCAACTTCCTGTTCCCCCAGTTCCTGCAACTGGTCGAGGGCCTTTCGCCGCTGCATGCCGGGTTGTGGATGATCCCGATCGCGCTGGCTTCGATCGTCGCGTCGATGGCGGCGCCGTTCCTGGCGCGACGGGTGCGCCCTGCCTACGTCATCGCGGGCGGCGCGGTGCTCTCGATACTCGGTTTCCTGCTGGTCACTCAGGTGCAAAGCGTTGGGGGACTTGCCCTTCTGGTGGCCGCGGGGGTGGTGGTGATCATCGGCCTCAGCCCGATGGGCGTGCTGAGCACGGACCTGGTCGTCGGCGCGGCACCGCCGGAGAAGGCCGGATCGGCCGCGGCGATCTCGGAGACCAGCGGCGAGTTCGGGGTGGGCCTCGGGGTGGCGGTCATCGGCAGCGTCGCCGCCGCGGCCTACCGCGGCGAGATGGCCGATGCGGATCTTCCGCCCGAGGTGGCCGTGGCCGGTCGCGAAAGCCTCAACAGCGCGGTGGCAGCGGCCGAACAGCTGCCACCCGCACTTCGCGGCGAGTTGCTGGAGCCCGCCAGGGAAGCCTTCACCACCGGGCTGAACCTAGCGGGCGCGGTCGGTGCCGTGCTGCTCGCCGGGCTGGCGCTGGTCGCCGCGACCTTCCTCCGGCACGTTCGCGCGACCGGTGAAAGCTAG
- a CDS encoding maleate cis-trans isomerase family protein, whose product MPTIGLIYPDHAAEDDYPLAEGLLDGVRLPVEHIYGTDLHAVPELLDLGSPERLAEGARLLAKHEPDAVVWACTSGSFVYRWDGAAEQVAKLAEAAGKPASSTSFAFVRAAAALGLRRVSVAASYPDDVAKLFVEFLGAGGVEVVSMSSEDIDTAAEVGRLPADAVVELALAHDHPDADAVLVPDTAMRTLGVLNRIEQRLGKPVLTANQVTIWEGLRLAGQSVPVDSLGALFRRRDA is encoded by the coding sequence ATGCCGACGATCGGCCTCATCTACCCCGACCACGCCGCGGAAGACGACTACCCGCTCGCGGAAGGACTGCTCGACGGCGTGCGGCTGCCGGTGGAGCACATCTACGGCACCGACCTGCACGCCGTGCCCGAGCTGCTCGACCTCGGCAGCCCGGAACGGCTGGCCGAAGGGGCCCGTCTGCTCGCGAAGCACGAGCCGGACGCGGTGGTGTGGGCGTGCACCAGCGGCAGTTTCGTGTACCGCTGGGACGGCGCGGCCGAGCAGGTGGCGAAGCTGGCCGAGGCGGCCGGAAAGCCGGCGTCGAGCACGTCGTTCGCCTTCGTCCGCGCGGCGGCGGCCCTGGGGCTACGTCGGGTTTCGGTGGCCGCGAGCTACCCGGACGACGTGGCCAAGCTGTTCGTGGAGTTCCTCGGCGCCGGCGGGGTCGAGGTGGTGTCCATGTCCAGCGAGGACATCGACACGGCGGCCGAGGTGGGCAGGCTGCCGGCGGACGCGGTGGTCGAGCTCGCGCTCGCGCACGACCATCCCGACGCCGACGCGGTGCTCGTCCCGGACACCGCGATGCGCACCCTCGGCGTGCTGAACCGGATCGAGCAGCGGCTCGGCAAGCCGGTGCTCACCGCCAACCAGGTCACCATCTGGGAGGGGTTGCGACTGGCGGGACAGAGCGTTCCGGTTGACTCACTGGGCGCTTTGTTCCGGAGAAGGGATGCCTGA